ATTCCGGGCCGTTGACGGCGAAGGTCTGGCGCGGCGCTGCGGGAGCACAGTGGATGTCGGCGACGCCCCCGTATCGGTAATGATCTGGACGACTACGCCCTGGACCATCCCGGCGAACCAGGCCGTCGCCCTCCATCCGCGGCTCGATTACGTGCTCCTGTCCATCGAACACGGTCGCGAGTTCATGCTGCTGGCCGAGGATCTCCACGAAACGGCGATGGAACGCTACGGCGTCGAGCACTTCGGGATCGTGGGGCGTTGTCAGGGGCATCACCTCGAGGATCTGACTCTCCGGCATCCGTTTCTCGATCGGCGTGTGCCGGTGATCCTCGGCGAGCATGTCACTACCGAGGCGGGTACTGGTGCCGTCCATACCGCCCCGGACCACGGCGCGGACGACTTCGAGGTCGGCCAGTACTACAACCTGCCGCTCGAGAATCCGCTGGCGGACGATGGCCGCTTCCGGCGCGGCGAGTTCGAGGGGCAGTTCGTGTTCGACGCCAATCGCGCCATCGTCGAGCGGCTCGAGGCCACGGGTACGCTCGCCCATCACGAGCCCTATCATCACAGCTATCCGCACTGCTGGCGGCACAAGACGCCGATCCTGTTCCGGGCAACGCCACAGTGGTTCCTCAATCTCGAGGCCTCGCAAGTACGCGAGCGTACCCTCGACGCACTGTCCGAGGTGAACTGGTTCCCGACCTGGGGCGAGGACCGGATGGCCGCGATGGTCGGTAATCGGCCCGAGTGGTGCATCTCCCGGCAGCGCAACTGGGGTGTGCCGATTGCGCTGTTCATTGATCGCGAGACCGGCGAGCCTCATCCGGACACGAATGATCTGATCGAGGCCGTGGCGAAGCGCATGGAAACGGACGGCATCGATGCCTGGTTCGAACTCGATCCGGCCGAGCTGCTGGGCGAGGAGGCCGGTCGCTACGAGAAGGTCACGGACATCCTCGACGTCTGGTTCGACTCGGGGACGACCCATGCCACCGTGCTGCGCGGCCGGGAAGACCTGCAATGGCCGGCGGATCTCTATCTCGAAGGCAGCGATCAGTACCGCGGCTGGTTCCAGTCGTCGCTGCTGACCGCAATGATGATCGACGGCAAGCCGCCGTACCGCAACGTGCTGACCCACGGCTTCGCGGTCGACGAGCAGGGCCGAAAGATGTCGAAATCCCGGGGTAATGTCATCGCGCCGCAGTCGGTGATGAATGCCCTTGGCGCCGATATCCTCCGTCTCTGGGTGGCCTCGTCGGACTACAGCGGCGAGATTGCCGTTTCCGACGATATCCTCAAGCGCACGGCGGATGCCTACCGTCGCCTCCGCAATACGGCACGCTTTCTGCTCGCCAACCTCGCCGGCTTCGAGCCCGCCGACAACGCCCTGCCGGCGGAGCAGATGCTGCCCCTCGATCGCTGGGCCGTGGATCGCGCCCTGCAATTGCAGGCATCGATCATCGAGGATGCGGAACGATTCGATTTCCACCAGCTCTATCAGCGCGTGCACCACTTCTGCGTGCTCGATATGGGCGGGTTCTACCTCGACGTTATCAAGGACCGGCAGTACACGACCCGTGCCGACAGCGTTGCCCGGCGCTCGGCACAGACGGCGATGTGGCACATCGCCGAGGCGCTGGTGCGCTGGCTGATGCCGGTACTGTCATTCACCGCCGACGAGATCTGGGAGCACCTGCCGGGTGACCACCCCGGGACGGCGCTGGAAGCGGAATGGTACGACGGGCTGTTCGCGCTCGATGAAGGATCGATGGACCGGGCCTTCTGGGAAGACGTTCTCGCCCTGCGGGACGCGGTCGCCAAGCGCATCGAGGCGATGCGGAACGAGCAGCGGCTGGGTGCCACGCTCGAGGCCGAGGTTGATCTGTTCTGTCCCGAGCCGCTGGCCGCCCGCTGGGCGTCGCTGGGGGACGAGCTCCGTTTTCTGCTGATCACGTCGGCGGCGCGGGTGCACCCCCTGGCAGAGGCCGACGATGACGCCCGGGCGGCGCATCTCGCCGACGGAACGCGATTCCTGTTCAGCGTCCGGCCCAGCGAGCACGACAAATGCGAGCGCTGCTGGCACCGTCGCCCCGACGTCGGCACGGATCCGCAGCATCCATCGATCTGCGGGCGCTGTGTCGACAACATCGCGGGCGATGGCGAGATCAGGCGCTTTGCGTGAGGTCCGGGTCGGTCACGGATGCCGGTGATAGGCCGCAGTCTACGCTTCGGTCTGTTGATCGCTGGCCTGGTGCTGGTGGCCGATCAGGTGACCAAGTGGCTGGCGATGAACGAGCTGGCGCTGCATCGGCCGGAGCCGCTCTTGCCGGTGCTCAATCTGATGCTTGCGTTCAACACGGGCGCGGCGTTCAGCTTC
The Spiribacter vilamensis DNA segment above includes these coding regions:
- the ileS gene encoding isoleucine--tRNA ligase; translation: MSDYKDTLNLPRTAFPMRAGLAKSEPVRLARWREEGVYERLREARRGRSRYVLHDGPPYANGSIHIGHAVNKILKDVIVKSRSLNGLDAVYVPGWDCHGLPIEHKVEQEIGKAGEAVSNRAFRDACRAFATDQVAGQSEDFQRLGVLGDWHDPYLTMAPRTEANILRALGEIVRNGHLKRGFKPVHWCTDCGSALAEAEVEYEAHTSPAIDVAFRAVDGEGLARRCGSTVDVGDAPVSVMIWTTTPWTIPANQAVALHPRLDYVLLSIEHGREFMLLAEDLHETAMERYGVEHFGIVGRCQGHHLEDLTLRHPFLDRRVPVILGEHVTTEAGTGAVHTAPDHGADDFEVGQYYNLPLENPLADDGRFRRGEFEGQFVFDANRAIVERLEATGTLAHHEPYHHSYPHCWRHKTPILFRATPQWFLNLEASQVRERTLDALSEVNWFPTWGEDRMAAMVGNRPEWCISRQRNWGVPIALFIDRETGEPHPDTNDLIEAVAKRMETDGIDAWFELDPAELLGEEAGRYEKVTDILDVWFDSGTTHATVLRGREDLQWPADLYLEGSDQYRGWFQSSLLTAMMIDGKPPYRNVLTHGFAVDEQGRKMSKSRGNVIAPQSVMNALGADILRLWVASSDYSGEIAVSDDILKRTADAYRRLRNTARFLLANLAGFEPADNALPAEQMLPLDRWAVDRALQLQASIIEDAERFDFHQLYQRVHHFCVLDMGGFYLDVIKDRQYTTRADSVARRSAQTAMWHIAEALVRWLMPVLSFTADEIWEHLPGDHPGTALEAEWYDGLFALDEGSMDRAFWEDVLALRDAVAKRIEAMRNEQRLGATLEAEVDLFCPEPLAARWASLGDELRFLLITSAARVHPLAEADDDARAAHLADGTRFLFSVRPSEHDKCERCWHRRPDVGTDPQHPSICGRCVDNIAGDGEIRRFA